A stretch of DNA from Gymnodinialimonas sp. 57CJ19:
AGTCCTGAGGCCGCTTGGGGCCCGAGATGGCAGGCACGATGGTGCCCATGTCCAGGTGCAGCGTATCGGTGTAGATCGGCGCGTAATCGTCGCCGCGCCAGAAGCCGTTTTCCTTGGCGTAGGCTTCGACCAACGCGATGCGGTCCTCGTCGCGGCCCGTGGTGCGCAGGTAGCGCAGGGTTTCGCCGTCGATCGGGAAGAAGCCGCAGGTGGCGCCATATTCCGGTGCCATGTTGGCGATGGTGGCGCGGTCGGCCAGCGGCAGGTTGTCGAGGCCCTTGCCGTAGAATTCCACGAACTTGCCCACCACGCCGCGCGCACGCAGCATTTCCACGACCTTCAGGACGAGGTCAGTACCGGTGGTGCCTTCCATCATCGCGCCGGTCAGCTCGAAGCCCACGACTTCGGGGATCAGCATGGAGATCGGCTGGCCCAGCATCGCGGCCTCGGCCTCGATCCCGCCAACGCCCCAGCCCAGAACCGCCGCGCCGTTGACCATGGTGGTGTGGCTGTCGGTGCCGACCAGCGTGTCGGGGTAGGCCACGGTTTCGCCGTTCTGGTCGGTGTCGGTCCAGACGGTCTGCGCCAGGTACTCAAGGTTCACCTGGTGGCAGATGCCGGTGCCGGGGGGCACGACGCGGAAGTTGTTGAACGCGGTCTGGCCCCACTTGAGGAAAGTGTAACGCTCCATGTTGCGCTCGTACTCGCGGTCCACGTTCATCTGGAACGCGCGCGGGTTGCCGAACTCGTCGATCATGACCGAGTGGTCGATGACCAGATCAACGGGGTTGAGCGGGTTGATCTTCTGCGGATCGCCACCGAGGTTCTTGATGCCGTCGCGCATGGCGGCAAGGTCGACCACGGCGGGCACGCCGGTGAAGTCCTGCATCAGCACGCGCGCGGGACGGTATGCGATTTCACGGGGGTTTTTGCCACCTTTGGTGGCCCATTCGCTGAACGCCTTGATGTCGTCCACGGAAACGGTGTTGCCGTCCTCAAACCGCAGCATGTTCTCCAGCACCACCTTCAGGGCGGCGGGCAGTTTGGAGAAGTCGCCAAGGCCCGCGGCCTCTGCGGCGGCGATCGAGTAATAGGCGACCGACTGGTCCCCTACGGTCAATGTCTTACGGGTCTTGGATTGATCGTGGCCAACGGTGATGGGCATAAAGCGGCTCCTGTCCGGTGTGTGCTGCGAAGGTCTTGTCACGGGTGCATGTGCCACCTCTGCCGCATGTAAACAAGCGGTCAAAAGGTCCCTGCGACAATTTTTGTATGCAATTGCATACATTTCAGCACCCCATAAGGTCCCCAAGCAATCCGTCAGGGCCACTAGAGCGCAGGGCGGGTCACAAGCCCGGCCGCACCCCCTTCCCCGCTCGCGCCAAACCCGTTACCGAAAGAGAATGGTTCTGACCGTTACCAATCTTGCCTGCGCCCGTGGGCCTGCCCAAGTCCTTGCGGGCGTGTCCTTTTCCCTTACGGAGGGAGAAGCGTTAATTCTGCGTGGCCCCAACGGCGCGGGCAAAACGACGCTTTTGCGCACCCTGGCGGGGCTGACCCCGCCCCTTGCGGGCACGATCGACCACGCAGACGAGGCCATCGCCTATGCCGGCCATGCCGATGGGTTGAAATCACAGCTCTCCGTGCAGGAAAACCTGCTGTTCTGGGCCGGGATCTTTGGGCGCTCGGATATCGCGCCCGCCCTTGCGGCCTTTGCCCTGCTCCCCCTTGCCGATCGCGCCGCCGGAGAGCTTTCTGCCGGGCAGAAGCGCCGCCTGTCCCTGGCCCGCCTTCTGGTCACAGGGCGCACCGTTTGGGCGCTGGATGAGCCGACGGTGTCCCTTGATACCGAGAATACCGCCCGTTTTGTCTCGGCGGTCGAGGCGCATTTGCGCGATGGGGGCGCGGCCATCATCGCCACCCATATCGACCTTGGCTTGCCCACGGCCCGCACGTTGGACATCACGCCCTTTATCGCCAAGGGCTTTCCCGCCAGCGATCCCTTCGCCGATGATCCGTTTTTGGGAGAGGCGCTGTGATTGCCCTGCTGAAACGCGACCTCACCCTCGCCTTCCGCGCGGGCGGTGGCTTTGGTCTGAGCCTTGCGTTTTTCCTTGTCTTTACCGCCCTCGTTCCCTTGGGGATTGGGCCGGAGACCGCGCGTCTGTCCGAGATCGCCGCCGGCCTGCTATGGCTTGGGGCCTTGTTGGCGTGCCTCCTGTCGCTGGACCGCATCTTTCAACTGGATTGGGAGGACGGGACGCTTGACCTGATCGCCACCTCCCCGCTTCCGCTAGAGGCCGCCGCCGCCTTGAAGGCGCTGGCCCATTGGCTGACGACCGGCTTGCCGCTGGTGGCTCTGGCCCCGGTTTTGGCCCTTTTGCTGAACCTGCCCGGCGCGGCTTATCCTTGGTTAATCGCCTCTTTGGCGGTGGGCACCCCCGCCCTGTCGGCCATCGGCACCTTTGGGGCCGCGCTTACCGTGGGGATCAAGCGCGGCGGGCTCCTCCTGTCGTTGCTGGTCCTGCCGCTTTACGTGCCGACGCTGATCTTTGGTGCCTTGACGGTGACGCGTGGGGCGCAGGGGCTGGACGCCGCCGCGCCCCTGTTTTTATTGGCCGGGATCACCCTTGGGGCCGGTGCGATTTTGCCCTTTGCGGCGGCCAGCGCCCTCCGCGTCAATCTGCGCTAGCTTTGCGTCCGAACGCCCCATTGTGACCCGCTGATACCCCGCCTATGTTCCGCCCATGTCCTCGATCTGGGAATACGCGAACCCGCGACGGTTCATGGCAACCTCTGGGGCGCTTCTGCCCTGGATTTCTGCATTGGCCGCACTGTTTGTAGTGGGGGGGCTGATCTGGGGTTTCTTCTTTACTCCCAACGACTTCCGCCAAGGATCGACGGTCAAGATCATCTACATCCATGTGCCCGCCGCGATCATGGCAACCTCGGCTTGGTTCATGATGCTCGTCGCCTCGATCATCTGGGTTGTACGCCGCCATCACGTCAGCGCCCTGGCTGCCAAGGCGGCCGCGCCCGTGGGCATGGTTTTCGCGCTGATCGGCCTTCTGACTGGGGCGGTTTGGGGCCAACCCATGTGGGGCACGTGGTGGGAATGGGACCCGCGCTTGACCGCGTTCTTGATCCTGTTCCTTTTTTATCTGGGCTACATCGCCCTGTGGGAGGCTGTCGAAAACCCCGACGCGGCGGCGGATCTGACCTCGGTCCTGTGTCTTGTGGGAACGGTTTTTGCTGTCATCTCGCGCTATGCGATCCTGTTCTGGAACCAGAGCCTGCATCAGGGCGCGTCGCTGAGCATGGATGCAGAAGAGAACGTCGCCGATGTCTTCGCCTATCCGCTGTGGACCTGTATCGGCGGGTTTTTCCTTCTGTTCGTGGCGCTCGTCCTGTTCCGCACCCGAACTGAAATCCGCGCTCGACGCCTGAAGGCTCTGATCGCACAGGAGCAAATGGCTTGATGGTTGATCTTGGACAATATGCCGTGCCGGTTCTGGCAGCTTACGGTGGGACGATATTGTGCCTTTGTGCGCTGATCGCCTTCTCTGTGGCCCGCTCGCGCCGCGTGGCGCGACGTTTGGCCGAGGTTGAAGCCCGCAAAGCATCGGGACGTCCGTCGTGAAACTCAATTGGTTAATGATCCTTCCGCTGGCGCTGACCGCCAGCTTTTTCGGAATTGCCGGCTGGCAGTTGATGAACAATCAAGACGCCCAAACCGCGGGCATTGACCCCCAAGCCCTGCCGTCGCCGCAGCAAGGTCACCCTGCCCCGCCCCTTGATCTGGAACTGGTGCCCGGAACCCCGCTTCTGACACGTGATGCGTTGGAGGGGGAAGATCTGGTCATCCTGAATTTCTTCGCGTCTTGGTGCCCCCCTTGCCGAGCCGAACATCCGACCCTGACCGCCTTGGCCGAGGCCGGGGTGCCGCTTTACGGTGTCAACTATCGCGACCGAGAGGTTCAGGCCCTGTCGTTCCTTGAGGAACTGGGCAACCCCTACGATCTGATCGGTGCCGACCCCGCCGCCCGCAATGGCCGCGATTGGGGTGTTGTGGCGATGCCCGAGACCTTCTTCATCAATGCCGACGGCGTTATCGTCCTGCACTTTCGCGGCCCCATCGTGCGCCGATCGCTCGACAACCAGGTCCGCCCTGCCTTGGCAGAGGCCGGATACACGCTGCCCGATCTTCCGCCGCTCGCTCCGATTGAGTCAAACTGAGCGCGCAGCATCGGGACGCGACCCTAGTAGATGTAGCGAATTTGGTCGGACCAGAACCGTTCGATCCGCTTAAGGGAATGGTTCAGCCGATCCACACCATCGGCGTTTAGCACACCTTGCTTTTCCAACCCTTCTGAATGGCGCTCAAACAGGCCATCGACGGTGTCGCGTACATGGCGGCCCTTTTCCGTCAGGCGCACCCGGACAGAGCGGCGGTCAATCTCGCATTTTTGGTGGTGCATATAGCCCATATCGACCAGCTTCTTGAGGTTATAGCTGACGTTGGACCCCTGATAGTAACCGCGCGATTTCAGCTCGCCTGCGGTGACTTCATTGTCGCCAATATTGAACAACAACAGCGCCTGGACGGCGTTGATATCAAGCACCCCCAAGCGTTCGAATTCATCTTTTATCACGTCGAGGAGCAGTCGATGCAATCGCTCCACCATCGCGAGGGATTCTAGATAGCCTGCCAAGAAACCCGCTTGGGTCGGCGAGGCGAGGGGCGCATGCATACTCATAATTTTTGGCTCCGCAATCACTGCTTTCTCCGTAGATTCGGGGAAAAACACGAACATTCCGTTAAACCAGAAAAATTATTTAGTTTGAGCGCCTTACAAGAGGGTTACGCCCCGCGCCCCAAGGTTGGCCGCATATCGGCACCGATGCGGGTGACCATTTCCGCCAACTCCGCGGGCGCCTCCGCCTGTCCCGATACCCACTGATACAGGTCGTGGTCGGACTCTGCCATCACCGCTTCAAACGCATCGAGGGTGGCATCGTCGGCCTGGGCCAGATTGCGGTCAGCCCAACCGCCCAGGATCAGGTCCATCTCCTTGATGCCCCGGTGCCATGCCCGCAGACGCAGGCGCTTCAGGCGGGTTTCGCGCGGCTCGCTCATGGGTTGCCAAGGGCGGCGCGCAGGCGTTTTTCGATCCGTCCCATCCGCTCGGCCAGATTGATCTGTTCCTGCCGCATCTGCCGCAGATCAATCAGGATTTTCTCTACGTCCGCGTCAACGGGCTGGGTTAGTTCCGGGCTGTCCAGTCCCTCTCCATGCCCCGCCAGCAACCACATCATCGACACGCCCAGAACCCCCGACAAGGTGCCCAGCTTGTTGGCCCGAGGCTCGGATTGGTCGTTCTCCCATCCGCGCACCGTCTTTACCTTTACGCCCAACCGCTTGGCCAATTCGGGCTGCGTCAGCCCTGCGGCCTCGCGCGCGCCGGTGACGCGATCTCCGAAGGTCGTGGTCTCCGCATCGAACCATGTGGTTCCGTCGTTTGACTGGTCGTCCATGGGAATGTCTCTCCTAGAGGTTGATCGCGCCGATAGGCCGCTCTATGCACCTGTTATCTGCAATATAGCCCGATCTTGGCGGGCTCCATCCCCAAAGGACGCGACACGATGCCCTTCCTTTCCGACACGCTTGCCCGGGTGAAACCCTCTCCCACCATCGCCGTCTCCAACCTCGCTGCCGAGCTGAAGGCTCAGGGCAAGGACGTGATTGGCCTCGGCGCGGGTGAGCCCGATTTCGACACCCCTGAAAACATCAAGGCCGCCGCTAAAGCCGCGATTGATGCGGGCAAGACGAAATACACGGCCGTTGATGGGATTGCAGAGCTGAAGCAGGCGATCGTCGCCAAGCTCAAGCGTGATAACGATCTGGAATACACCACCGCACAGGTCACCGTGGGCACCGGCGGCAAACAGATTCTGTATAACGCGCTGATGGCGACCCTGAATGCCGGCGATGAGGTGATTATCCCCGCCCCTTACTGGGTCTCCTACCCCGATATGGTTCTGTTGGCGGGGGGCGAGCCTGTGTTCGTCGAAGGCCCCTCCCAGACCGGCTACAAGATTACGGCCGAGCAGTTGGACGCCGCGATCACGCCGAAGACCAAGTGGTTCATCTTCAACTCTCCCTCCAACCCCACCGGCGCGGGCTATACGGCGGAAGAGTTAAAGGCGTTAACCGATGTCCTGCTCAAGCATCCCCATGTGTGGGTGATGACGGATGACATGTACGAACACCTCGTCTACGACAGCTTCGAATTCGCCACCCCCGCGCAGGTTGAACCCAAGCTGATGGACCGCACGTTGACCTGTAACGGCGTCTCCAAGGCCTATGCGATGACTGGCTGGCGTATCGGCTATGCCGCGGGTCCCGATGAGCTGATCAAAGCGATGCGCAAAGTGCAGTCGCAATCCACATCGAACCCCTGTTCGATCAGCCAATGGGCCGCCGTGGAGGCGTTGAACGGGCCGCAGGATTTCCTTGCCCCCAACAACGAAACCTTCGCGCGTCGCCGCGATCTGGTGGTGAAGATGTTGAACGAGGCCGAGGGCATCGACTGCCCAACTCCCGAAGGCGCTTTTTACGTCTACCCCTCGATCCATGGCTGCATCGGCAAGACCTCGGCCGGGGGCACGAAGATCGACACGGATGAGACCTTCGCCAAGGCGCTGTTGGAGGAAAACGGCGTGGCCGTGGTCTTCGGCGGTGCCTTCGGCCTGTCGCCCGCCTTCCGCGTGTCCTACGCGACCTCGGACGAGAACCTCAAGGAAGCCTGCACCCGCATCCAGAAGTTCTGCGCAGACCTGAGCTAATGGCGTAGGGCGGGCCCCGGCCCGCCTTCGCACCCCCCAACGACCAGACCTCTGCCATTACGCGCAACCGCGCCCGAACCGAGGGGAGGGCGTGAAGCGCCCGCGTCACGCCATAGGCGTGCCTTCGGCACGACGGGGGCGGTTCGGGCGCTGCCAAATCAAAGATTTGGCGAGGGAGCATACGTTAACGGCTCCGGCGACGGTAACGCCGGCTAGGATAGGCTCAGCGACAGCAGTGACCGCTCCCAACCCCAAAAAGAAGATCAAGATCAGCTCTTGAAATTTCCGGACTTTTGTCAAACCACGGCGAACATGTTGATGTTTGGGACTCCACAACCGAAACCGTGTGTGAAATTAGTGCCTATATGTCAGCGCTCAGAACCATTGGTCTTATATTTTTTCTCGGGCCACTCGCGGCAATGCTAGTGGAGCCGTTTTTCGAAGCTCTTTTCGATATTCTTGGATGGGATACTGAGAATTTCGCCTTGCCGTTTGTGGATGTGCTAACGAACAACATGCCACTTCTCACGTTAGTCATGGGTATTGGGATCGGTATGTGGGTACATTTTTTTGCCCAGAAGCGCCTAGTAACAGCCTCGGCATCTATTCCTATAGCAGCGAAGTCAAATGAGCGTATCGACGCAAGAAAAATCAATGCACCCGAGTTTTCACCGTCCCAAGGCTCTCCGAACGCGGACGGGCATCATTTGGTCCCGAGTCCTGATGAGTTCTTTCGACTGTCATGCAAAAGGACCGTTGACAGCCATGAGCTTGTGGCGCGATTCTTTACGCGTAACCGCTCAAAGGAACCGCTTTGGATCGAAATTTCCGAACCCCGCCAATTCAAACTCTCTAATGAGATTGTCGGTACGGGAGGTGGCGGTGGTCGCAATCCTTACGCCCCCACATCGAACCAAGCAACCATCGCTGGCCGCGCGACCTGTTACAACGACGTTCAGGGGCTTTCCGG
This window harbors:
- the ccmB gene encoding heme exporter protein CcmB: MIALLKRDLTLAFRAGGGFGLSLAFFLVFTALVPLGIGPETARLSEIAAGLLWLGALLACLLSLDRIFQLDWEDGTLDLIATSPLPLEAAAALKALAHWLTTGLPLVALAPVLALLLNLPGAAYPWLIASLAVGTPALSAIGTFGAALTVGIKRGGLLLSLLVLPLYVPTLIFGALTVTRGAQGLDAAAPLFLLAGITLGAGAILPFAAASALRVNLR
- a CDS encoding heme ABC transporter permease, with the protein product MSSIWEYANPRRFMATSGALLPWISALAALFVVGGLIWGFFFTPNDFRQGSTVKIIYIHVPAAIMATSAWFMMLVASIIWVVRRHHVSALAAKAAAPVGMVFALIGLLTGAVWGQPMWGTWWEWDPRLTAFLILFLFYLGYIALWEAVENPDAAADLTSVLCLVGTVFAVISRYAILFWNQSLHQGASLSMDAEENVADVFAYPLWTCIGGFFLLFVALVLFRTRTEIRARRLKALIAQEQMA
- the ccmD gene encoding heme exporter protein CcmD translates to MVDLGQYAVPVLAAYGGTILCLCALIAFSVARSRRVARRLAEVEARKASGRPS
- a CDS encoding DsbE family thiol:disulfide interchange protein, with protein sequence MKLNWLMILPLALTASFFGIAGWQLMNNQDAQTAGIDPQALPSPQQGHPAPPLDLELVPGTPLLTRDALEGEDLVILNFFASWCPPCRAEHPTLTALAEAGVPLYGVNYRDREVQALSFLEELGNPYDLIGADPAARNGRDWGVVAMPETFFINADGVIVLHFRGPIVRRSLDNQVRPALAEAGYTLPDLPPLAPIESN
- a CDS encoding pyridoxal phosphate-dependent aminotransferase, producing MPFLSDTLARVKPSPTIAVSNLAAELKAQGKDVIGLGAGEPDFDTPENIKAAAKAAIDAGKTKYTAVDGIAELKQAIVAKLKRDNDLEYTTAQVTVGTGGKQILYNALMATLNAGDEVIIPAPYWVSYPDMVLLAGGEPVFVEGPSQTGYKITAEQLDAAITPKTKWFIFNSPSNPTGAGYTAEELKALTDVLLKHPHVWVMTDDMYEHLVYDSFEFATPAQVEPKLMDRTLTCNGVSKAYAMTGWRIGYAAGPDELIKAMRKVQSQSTSNPCSISQWAAVEALNGPQDFLAPNNETFARRRDLVVKMLNEAEGIDCPTPEGAFYVYPSIHGCIGKTSAGGTKIDTDETFAKALLEENGVAVVFGGAFGLSPAFRVSYATSDENLKEACTRIQKFCADLS
- a CDS encoding helix-turn-helix domain-containing protein; translation: MDDQSNDGTTWFDAETTTFGDRVTGAREAAGLTQPELAKRLGVKVKTVRGWENDQSEPRANKLGTLSGVLGVSMMWLLAGHGEGLDSPELTQPVDADVEKILIDLRQMRQEQINLAERMGRIEKRLRAALGNP
- a CDS encoding succinate dehydrogenase assembly factor 2, translated to MSEPRETRLKRLRLRAWHRGIKEMDLILGGWADRNLAQADDATLDAFEAVMAESDHDLYQWVSGQAEAPAELAEMVTRIGADMRPTLGRGA
- the ccmA gene encoding heme ABC exporter ATP-binding protein CcmA, which encodes MVLTVTNLACARGPAQVLAGVSFSLTEGEALILRGPNGAGKTTLLRTLAGLTPPLAGTIDHADEAIAYAGHADGLKSQLSVQENLLFWAGIFGRSDIAPALAAFALLPLADRAAGELSAGQKRRLSLARLLVTGRTVWALDEPTVSLDTENTARFVSAVEAHLRDGGAAIIATHIDLGLPTARTLDITPFIAKGFPASDPFADDPFLGEAL
- a CDS encoding winged helix DNA-binding protein, yielding MSMHAPLASPTQAGFLAGYLESLAMVERLHRLLLDVIKDEFERLGVLDINAVQALLLFNIGDNEVTAGELKSRGYYQGSNVSYNLKKLVDMGYMHHQKCEIDRRSVRVRLTEKGRHVRDTVDGLFERHSEGLEKQGVLNADGVDRLNHSLKRIERFWSDQIRYIY